One part of the Deltaproteobacteria bacterium genome encodes these proteins:
- a CDS encoding sigma-70 family RNA polymerase sigma factor: MHGESEESMRNQELVDKARNGHPGAFDELYFSYVDRVQRQLYGIVGAGADVDDLIQQTFVQVYRNLDGFRGDSSFATWLHRITVNVALGHLRKKKRWFKLREAVSNEPADAYQSEATPLRSVECSETRELLASVLDKLKPKKRIVFVLYEIEGHTLEEIATIVESSVNTVAGRLRAARLEIRRALEHHQRMDTSMLNRHIA; the protein is encoded by the coding sequence TTGCACGGAGAGAGTGAAGAATCGATGCGTAACCAGGAACTCGTAGATAAGGCACGCAACGGGCACCCCGGAGCATTTGACGAGCTTTACTTTTCCTACGTGGACCGGGTTCAGCGTCAGCTCTATGGAATCGTAGGAGCCGGCGCAGATGTTGATGATCTCATCCAGCAAACCTTCGTTCAGGTCTACCGTAATCTCGATGGTTTTCGCGGTGACTCAAGTTTTGCGACCTGGCTCCATCGCATCACCGTCAATGTGGCACTTGGCCACTTACGTAAGAAAAAGCGCTGGTTCAAGCTGCGAGAGGCAGTGAGTAATGAGCCTGCAGATGCCTACCAAAGTGAAGCTACTCCCCTGAGAAGTGTGGAATGTAGCGAAACTCGGGAACTGCTCGCAAGTGTACTCGACAAACTCAAACCCAAAAAGAGAATCGTATTTGTTCTCTATGAAATTGAAGGTCACACCTTAGAAGAGATTGCGACCATTGTTGAAAGTTCCGTTAACACTGTTGCTGGCCGACTGCGGGCAGCACGATTAGAAATTAGACGGGCACTTGAGCACCATCAAAGAATGGACACCTCAATGCTTAACCGTCACATCGCTTAG